The DNA sequence TTTGAGTATGCTGACGTGGCAAATACAATTTGATTGGTTGGCCATTGTTGGACCGTCAGATTAAAATCGAATCACAGACTGAGATTCATTCGAAAATCTCACGTGCCGAGTCCCCCAAAATGGCAAAACCAAGACTAAAATCTAATCTCTCACGTGTTAAAACATGACCAATCCCCAACTCCAATATCTGGCCTTAATTTCCCATAATACCCCTATAAAACTAGATAACTCTGTTTCAACcttctaaattaaataataaatttccaAGTCATTACCAATACCATCGGATTTCCATTTCTATATTTGATGACGACGCTCCCATAATCTCTCTTCATTAAAAATCTAGGGTTTTTTTTCGCCACGGACTATCCCTAGATCCCAGTTTCATTTGATAAAGCCCTCTAATTGATTCAATTTTCGGTGTGCTTTAGGGTTTTGATTTTGAGTAATATTCTAATTTTGGCTTGCGGAAATTTCGGGTTATTCGTTAcggtatattttttttcccttaATTGGTCGAATTGGGAGTTTGCTTCGCGAGCAagttttggttttggttttgaTTGTGAGATTTGGGGCTTGTTGATTTTTAGGTAATTGGCGTGTTGGGATTTAGGGTTTTTGTTATTGGCATTGGTTTGTTGGGGTTTTGAATTGAAGGATTGGGGATTTAGGGTTTTTGTTGTTGGGAGATGGCGACAGTTGGTGGTGCGGAAGAGGTTGAGTATGACAGTGATCCAGAGGAGGCGAAGCGATCCCTTGCGATGCGGAGGAGGGAAGCGAGCGATGATGAGGAAGGAGAGGGAGAGGGTAGTAGTGAAAAGTTGAGGGTTGATCGTAGGGCTGTTATTCATTCTGATGAATCCGATGGGCAGGGTGGGGCAGCCGAGTATGATgacgatgatgatgaagaagaattGGGCTTGGTAGATGATGAAGAGGATGAGGGTGGTGAGATTGACGAAGAGGAAGAATTTGATGAAGAAGAGGTTTATGAAGCGAGTTCCCATGAGCGTGATGGCAGGGTTCCGGCTTCGATATCTGCAATTCCAAAGGAACATGTTGGTGATGTTAGGAGGCCTGTGGAAGAATCAGAAGACGCCCAATTGGGGAGTCAGGCCGAGGGAGAGGTGGAGGGGGAGGGAGAGGAGGAGAAGAAAGAGAACGAACCTTTTGCTGTGCCTACGGCAGGAGCTTTTTACATGCATGATGACAGGTTTAGGGACAATAACGGTGGCCGACACAGGTATGggattttttttctgaatgagtTGGGATGACATTGTcgaattaaaaaatcttaatgaaataaaaatgtgtattttttttgttaattattaattacattCATTATGACTCGTACACTTCTTATTCTGTTGTGAGAGTTTTGATGATGATTTTTCACTTCCCACATCGTATTTAAGTCAGTTTCCTAATAAAGATGTTTGCTTTAAACTTCTTTTGGAAAGGAAGtgcaattttactttttttgatGACTAATGAGATACAGTGataatttatttctgtttatgTAGGCGAACTCAAGGGGGGAGGAAGTTGTGGGAGTCCAAGGATGAGAGAAAGTGGGGCCATGACAAGTTTGAAGAGATAACTTTCCAGGACAGGCATTATCAGGAGGTAATACTGTTTTAATATGTACTGTCAGTTTATGAAACTTGCTCAAGTGTTTATATCTGCACGCCTTTCTTTCTGTTTTGGTTTTTATACCCTATGTAATTTTCAGGGAAGGAGATCATCTAGGAGCAATTATAGAGGCCGGGGTCGAAATTCAAATCGTGGTGTTGACCGTAGTGTTGACCATGGGTATGGTAGAGGGAACAGACCTAAAGCATACAACAACAGTACTAATCAGGGCCATGTACCGAAAGGTGTGAGGGGAAAGGGGCTCAGGAAGTATGAACCTGCTACAAGGAACAACAGTCAGTCACCATCAATGTCAAACAAACAGTGAGTGCAACCTTTTTATGAGCAATCAATTATCGATTGGATAATCGTTTTTTGCTGAAAAGTAGTTTAgattatgaaaataattaattattttttctgtaTGAAGTTTCCAATATTAATGCTTATGGATTGGTATTCTCTTTGTTGACCTTTGTAGATCTGGGAGGCCTTTTGAGAAACCTTCAAATTCTAATTCAGCCAGAGCTTTCACCCCTGCATCTAATGCTGAATTTGATCAGGTTGCGTCTAGGAAAAATGTCTTCGCATCGAGCTTGAATTCAGCTTCCCCTCCTTTTTACCCTTCAGGATCCTCCAATAAAGAGATCAACCTTACACAGAAAAGGGATGTTCAAACTGGAAATACCAACAGGAATCTTCGCCCATCCAGTGTGGACAGTGCTGTGCTCCGAGGAAAGAATATACCTGAGTCTGTCGGCATGGACAAACTCAACATTGATGATTCGTCCAGTTCAGTTGCTGGGAAGACAGTGAGTAATATTAGTACGCAAATGTCACCTTCAGGAGCGGTGTTGCCTAATACTGTTAATACTGCTCATTCTTCTCAGTCAAGGATTCACGGTAGGGCTGTCATTCCTGGACAGATGGCTTATCAACCAAGTCCTCATAACCAGGCCATAAGAGGTTCCTTATCAGCACAACCACATGCTGCTCAGCGAAGTCCAGTTCAAGGTCGAGGACAAACTTTTGTGCAAGTTTCTGCACAGCAAGTAGGACAGCGTCCTGGTAGTGGTTCTCAATCTTCCTCTCCACCAAACACAGCTCTGTCGGTAAATTCCTTTGAAACTGGTGAAGTGGTTTCATCTTCAGAGGTAAATAAATCTAAAACAGCTCTGGTTGCTAAGGGAAAAGGTGTTATTCAAGGTAATGGAAGGGGCTCTGTTATGTATGGTGGGGCCCAGGTCATTGGGGCCACGGGTAGCATGGGTGTAAGTCATGGAGATCAGAACTTCCCTGGTGCTCCGACCTTTCTTCCAGGTATTGCATCTTGGGCTCAtgtgaaagaaaaataattagttattttttcatGGTCTCTACTGTCGAGATGGTAGTTTACGTTTGTTAAAACATACTATTATCTGATCCTTTTGAACAGAATTTGAGTTATTAATTCTAACTTTTTGCAAAGAATTTGCAAGACTTACATGGATATTGTTGCTTGTTGGGCAGTCATGCAATTTGGAGGTCAGCATCCTGGTGGTATTGGGGTTCCTGCTGTAGGGATGGCATTTCCTGGATATGTTGCTCAGCCACAGGGTCTTGGTCTTGGAAATTCTGAGATGACATGGTATGTagcttttttaatatataactgCTAGTCTACTGCTACACGGTTGTCTTTTTATAACATAGATGCTGTCCATCTAATAAATTTGAGACTTACATTATATACTgatttttatatttgaaaatattcagTAGCTATTTTCTATAATCTACTTTCTGATAGGAAAGTTAATTGTTTCAGGTTACCAGTTCTGGCCGGTGCTGCAGGAGCCTACTGTTCACCGTATCTTGCTGTTGATGGTTCTTACCATGCTCGCCCATCTGGACAGTCATCTTCTGGAGGTGCTGCAAGGTTGGTTGCATGTTGAAAACTGGTTTTGCTGTTAAACCCTGCTTTATTCATTGTCTGCTACTTTTGTTGTTTTTgatggtgaatttgttcattTTTGTATCTGAAGACTGAAG is a window from the Cannabis sativa cultivar Pink pepper isolate KNU-18-1 chromosome 1, ASM2916894v1, whole genome shotgun sequence genome containing:
- the LOC115705264 gene encoding protein MLN51 homolog, translated to MATVGGAEEVEYDSDPEEAKRSLAMRRREASDDEEGEGEGSSEKLRVDRRAVIHSDESDGQGGAAEYDDDDDEEELGLVDDEEDEGGEIDEEEEFDEEEVYEASSHERDGRVPASISAIPKEHVGDVRRPVEESEDAQLGSQAEGEVEGEGEEEKKENEPFAVPTAGAFYMHDDRFRDNNGGRHRRTQGGRKLWESKDERKWGHDKFEEITFQDRHYQEGRRSSRSNYRGRGRNSNRGVDRSVDHGYGRGNRPKAYNNSTNQGHVPKGVRGKGLRKYEPATRNNSQSPSMSNKQSGRPFEKPSNSNSARAFTPASNAEFDQVASRKNVFASSLNSASPPFYPSGSSNKEINLTQKRDVQTGNTNRNLRPSSVDSAVLRGKNIPESVGMDKLNIDDSSSSVAGKTVSNISTQMSPSGAVLPNTVNTAHSSQSRIHGRAVIPGQMAYQPSPHNQAIRGSLSAQPHAAQRSPVQGRGQTFVQVSAQQVGQRPGSGSQSSSPPNTALSVNSFETGEVVSSSEVNKSKTALVAKGKGVIQGNGRGSVMYGGAQVIGATGSMGVSHGDQNFPGAPTFLPVMQFGGQHPGGIGVPAVGMAFPGYVAQPQGLGLGNSEMTWLPVLAGAAGAYCSPYLAVDGSYHARPSGQSSSGGAASKEDIANKTSNEWKSPQKPDSVNDEFGQRQNKPRRYSEMNFGQ